A single region of the Devosia sp. FJ2-5-3 genome encodes:
- a CDS encoding alpha/beta hydrolase yields MSSNFITTKDGTRIFFKDWGPKTAQPIVFHHGWPLSSDDWNNQMLYFLEKGFRVVAFDRRGHGRSDQTDIGNDMDTYAADTAELAKALDLNNAVHVGHSTGGGVVTRYAAKAAEGRLAKAVLIGAVPPIMVASASNPDGVPMDVFDGFRKALIANRAEFFRGIPAGPFYGFNRPGAEVSQGLIDNWWRQGMNGGAKAHYDSIEGFSETDFTEDLKAIRQPVLVLHGEDDQIVPIANSAHKAIKLLPNGTLKTYPDLSHGLFATHPDLINADILAFIQA; encoded by the coding sequence TTGAGCTCGAACTTCATCACCACCAAGGACGGCACACGCATTTTCTTCAAGGATTGGGGTCCAAAGACCGCCCAGCCCATCGTCTTCCATCACGGCTGGCCGCTCAGTTCCGACGACTGGAACAACCAGATGCTCTATTTCCTCGAAAAGGGTTTCAGGGTTGTCGCCTTCGACCGGCGCGGTCACGGCCGCTCCGATCAGACGGACATTGGCAATGACATGGACACCTATGCCGCCGACACGGCCGAACTGGCCAAGGCGCTGGATCTGAACAATGCCGTCCATGTCGGGCACTCCACCGGTGGTGGCGTCGTCACCCGCTATGCGGCCAAGGCCGCTGAAGGGCGTCTCGCCAAGGCCGTGCTGATCGGCGCCGTGCCGCCCATCATGGTCGCCAGCGCCTCCAATCCCGATGGCGTGCCGATGGACGTCTTCGACGGCTTCCGCAAGGCGCTGATCGCCAACCGGGCCGAGTTCTTCCGCGGCATTCCTGCCGGACCCTTCTACGGCTTCAACCGCCCCGGCGCCGAAGTCAGCCAGGGGCTGATCGACAATTGGTGGCGCCAGGGCATGAACGGCGGGGCAAAGGCCCACTACGACAGTATCGAGGGGTTTTCCGAAACTGACTTTACCGAGGACCTGAAGGCCATTCGGCAGCCGGTTCTGGTGCTGCATGGCGAAGACGACCAGATCGTGCCGATTGCCAATTCGGCACACAAGGCCATCAAGCTTCTGCCCAATGGCACGCTCAAGACTTATCCGGACCTCAGCCATGGGCTTTTCGCCACGCACCCCGATCTGATCAACGCCGATATCCTGGCTTTCATCCAGGCCTGA
- a CDS encoding GlxA family transcriptional regulator — protein sequence MAVNETLTAEIGLVLYPNCQLAAVYGLTDLFRIAGEWAGPLEEPNTARRIRVSHWQIAGDDMACVWDSHPGRPHKLTHVIAPPSIIMPESMAPMPRESAWMAERHREGVTVGSVCAGAFVLAETGLMDGRRATTHWAFAEQLARRFPQIELAAEHMVVDEGDIMTAGGILAWTDLGLTLVERFLGVGTMLATARFLLVDPPRRLQDPYRIFVPRFDHGDAEILKVQQHLHAVAADAHSISELARLAGLADRTFLRRFQKATGLTPTEYLQQLRVLKARDLLETTNRPVDQIGWSVGYADPAAFRKIFQRLAGVSPRHYRQRFGRAMNGDEN from the coding sequence ATGGCCGTCAACGAGACGCTTACAGCCGAAATTGGCCTCGTGCTCTATCCAAACTGCCAGCTCGCAGCGGTCTATGGGCTGACCGATCTCTTCCGGATCGCCGGAGAATGGGCGGGGCCGCTCGAGGAGCCTAACACAGCGCGGCGTATACGCGTCAGCCATTGGCAGATCGCGGGCGACGACATGGCGTGTGTCTGGGACAGTCATCCCGGCCGGCCGCACAAGCTGACCCATGTGATCGCGCCGCCGAGCATCATCATGCCCGAAAGCATGGCGCCGATGCCACGCGAATCCGCCTGGATGGCGGAGCGGCATAGGGAAGGGGTGACGGTGGGCTCGGTCTGTGCAGGGGCTTTCGTTCTGGCCGAGACCGGTCTGATGGATGGGCGTCGGGCGACGACACATTGGGCCTTTGCCGAGCAGCTGGCGCGGCGCTTTCCCCAGATCGAACTGGCGGCCGAGCACATGGTGGTCGACGAGGGCGACATCATGACAGCGGGCGGCATCCTCGCCTGGACCGATCTCGGCCTTACCCTCGTCGAGCGGTTCCTCGGCGTCGGCACCATGTTGGCGACGGCGCGTTTCCTCTTGGTCGATCCGCCTCGCCGTCTTCAGGATCCCTATCGGATTTTCGTGCCGCGCTTCGACCATGGCGATGCCGAGATCTTGAAAGTGCAGCAGCATCTGCATGCCGTCGCGGCGGATGCCCATTCCATCTCCGAATTGGCAAGGCTGGCGGGCCTCGCAGACCGCACCTTCCTCCGCCGCTTCCAGAAGGCGACGGGCCTGACCCCGACCGAATATCTCCAGCAATTGCGCGTGCTGAAGGCCCGCGATCTGCTTGAAACCACCAATCGCCCGGTCGACCAGATCGGCTGGAGCGTCGGCTATGCCGATCCCGCCGCCTTCCGAAAAATCTTCCAGAGGCTTGCGGGGGTGTCGCCGCGCCACTATCGGCAACGCTTCGGGCGGGCGATGAACGGGGACGAGAACTGA
- a CDS encoding chloramphenicol phosphotransferase produces MTGRIVILNGAPRSGKTMLARAVQAHVPGRWLNFGVDAFNATLPAALLPGIGLRPGGERPDLEANLPALFGACFSAMADFAGHGFDVVADLGLHTHYARPFDPMALLTDELAGLSLLFVGIHCDIETIMARRNADPQGGFYASGPGIPAPVQNWQDAVHAGKDYHLELDMGRLTPEDGAERIAKALGTAA; encoded by the coding sequence ATGACCGGACGCATCGTCATCCTCAACGGCGCCCCGCGCTCGGGCAAGACGATGCTGGCCCGCGCAGTCCAGGCGCATGTGCCGGGACGCTGGCTCAATTTTGGCGTCGACGCCTTCAATGCCACCCTGCCCGCGGCGCTCCTGCCCGGCATTGGACTTCGGCCCGGCGGCGAGCGGCCTGACCTCGAGGCAAACCTACCCGCGTTGTTCGGCGCCTGCTTTTCGGCAATGGCAGATTTCGCTGGCCATGGCTTTGACGTGGTGGCCGATCTCGGCCTTCACACCCATTACGCCCGCCCCTTCGACCCCATGGCGCTGCTGACAGACGAGCTTGCCGGCTTGTCCCTGCTTTTCGTCGGCATCCATTGCGATATCGAGACCATCATGGCGCGCCGAAATGCCGATCCGCAGGGCGGGTTTTACGCCTCTGGTCCCGGTATTCCGGCGCCGGTGCAGAATTGGCAGGACGCGGTTCATGCCGGCAAGGATTATCACCTCGAACTCGATATGGGCCGCCTTACGCCGGAGGATGGCGCAGAGCGCATCGCCAAAGCCCTCGGCACCGCCGCCTGA
- a CDS encoding argininosuccinate synthase, producing MAKEIKKVVLAYSGGLDTSIILKWLQETYNCEVVTFTADLGQGEELEPARKKAEMFGIKDIRIEDLREEFVRDFVFPMFRANTVYEGQYLLGTSIARPLIAKRLVEIAQEVGADAISHGATGKGNDQVRFELTANALDPSIAVIAPWREWDLRSRTQLLEYAEKNQIPVSKDKRGEAPFSVDANLLHTSSEGMVLEDPAIPFPDYVPQRTVDPEKAPDEAEIITIGFEKGDPVSINGEKLSPAELLTKLNELGGKHGVGRLDLVENRFVGMKSRGLYETPGGTIILVAHRGIESITLDRGEAHLKDELMPKYAELIYNGFWFSPEREMLQALIDKSQDYVTGDVQVKLYKGSATVIARSSPHSLYSMDLVTFEEGAVAYDHKDAAGFIRLNGLRLKTWAARNKKAQG from the coding sequence ATGGCTAAAGAGATCAAAAAAGTCGTGCTCGCCTATTCGGGCGGCCTCGACACGTCCATCATCCTGAAATGGCTGCAGGAAACCTATAATTGCGAAGTGGTGACCTTCACCGCCGATCTCGGCCAGGGTGAAGAACTCGAGCCGGCGCGCAAGAAGGCCGAGATGTTCGGCATCAAGGACATCCGCATCGAAGACTTGCGCGAGGAATTCGTTCGGGACTTCGTCTTCCCGATGTTCCGCGCCAATACGGTCTATGAAGGCCAGTACCTGCTCGGCACGTCCATTGCCCGCCCACTGATCGCCAAGCGCCTCGTCGAGATCGCCCAGGAAGTAGGCGCTGACGCCATTTCCCATGGCGCCACCGGCAAAGGCAACGACCAGGTCCGGTTCGAGCTGACCGCCAATGCGCTCGACCCCTCCATCGCCGTCATCGCGCCCTGGCGCGAATGGGACCTGCGCAGCCGCACCCAGCTGCTCGAATATGCGGAAAAGAACCAGATCCCGGTATCCAAGGACAAGCGCGGCGAGGCTCCATTCTCGGTTGACGCCAACCTCCTGCACACCTCGTCCGAAGGCATGGTGCTGGAAGACCCCGCGATCCCCTTCCCCGATTACGTGCCACAGCGCACGGTCGATCCGGAAAAGGCCCCGGACGAAGCCGAAATCATCACCATCGGCTTTGAAAAGGGCGACCCGGTTTCGATCAATGGCGAAAAGCTGAGCCCGGCCGAACTGCTGACCAAGCTCAATGAGCTCGGTGGCAAGCACGGCGTCGGCCGTCTCGACCTCGTGGAAAACCGCTTCGTCGGCATGAAGTCGCGCGGTCTCTACGAGACGCCGGGTGGCACCATCATTCTCGTTGCCCACCGCGGCATCGAGTCGATCACGCTGGATCGTGGCGAAGCCCATCTCAAGGATGAGCTGATGCCGAAATATGCCGAGCTGATCTACAACGGCTTCTGGTTCTCGCCCGAGCGCGAAATGCTGCAGGCCCTGATCGACAAGAGCCAGGACTATGTGACCGGCGACGTGCAGGTGAAACTCTACAAGGGTTCTGCCACCGTCATCGCCCGCTCCTCGCCGCACAGCCTCTACTCCATGGACCTCGTGACCTTCGAAGAAGGCGCCGTGGCCTATGACCATAAGGACGCCGCCGGTTTTATTCGCCTCAACGGCCTGCGCCTCAAAACCTGGGCCGCACGCAACAAGAAGGCACAGGGCTGA
- a CDS encoding Lrp/AsnC family transcriptional regulator: protein MSEVLDPVDRRILRELQRNGRMSNVELANAVGLSPSPCLRRVKLLEEKGIIDRYIAVLNAPRLGLGLTVFARVWFKTQDAETTNQFAETVRKFPEVMECYLTTGECDAILRVVTTDLHAYWRFQSDYLMRIPSVQSVKTDVPMETIKRSHELPLP from the coding sequence CTGTCAGAAGTTCTTGATCCCGTCGATCGCCGTATCCTTAGAGAGTTGCAGCGCAATGGGCGAATGTCCAATGTCGAATTGGCCAATGCGGTGGGTCTGTCGCCCTCGCCCTGTCTCCGGCGGGTCAAGCTGCTCGAGGAAAAGGGCATCATCGACCGCTATATCGCCGTGCTCAATGCCCCCCGGCTCGGGCTCGGGCTCACAGTTTTCGCCCGCGTCTGGTTCAAGACCCAGGATGCCGAAACCACCAACCAGTTTGCCGAAACCGTCCGCAAATTCCCCGAGGTGATGGAATGCTATCTCACCACCGGAGAATGCGACGCCATCCTGCGCGTGGTGACGACGGATTTGCACGCCTATTGGCGCTTCCAGTCCGATTATCTCATGCGCATCCCTTCCGTGCAGAGCGTCAAGACCGACGTGCCGATGGAAACCATCAAGCGCAGCCACGAGCTGCCGCTGCCCTGA
- a CDS encoding GFA family protein: protein MSEVEGGCSCGALRIVARGEPDRVGICHCLDCRKYHGALFHASAIFSNEAVTISGPVGEFDGRCFCPLCGSPVFSRSGDEIEISLGALDAPDMFVPTYELWTVRREAWLPAFPHMIPYQRNREP from the coding sequence ATGAGCGAGGTGGAAGGCGGATGCAGTTGTGGGGCGCTGCGGATAGTGGCGCGGGGGGAGCCCGATCGCGTCGGCATCTGCCATTGCCTCGACTGCCGCAAATATCACGGCGCCCTGTTCCATGCCTCGGCGATATTTTCCAACGAGGCGGTCACGATCAGCGGGCCGGTCGGGGAATTTGACGGGCGGTGTTTTTGCCCGCTTTGCGGCTCTCCCGTATTCTCCCGCAGCGGCGATGAGATCGAGATCAGCCTGGGTGCGCTGGACGCACCGGATATGTTCGTCCCGACTTACGAACTCTGGACGGTTCGGCGCGAGGCCTGGCTACCGGCCTTCCCGCACATGATCCCGTACCAGCGCAATCGCGAGCCCTAG
- a CDS encoding LysE family translocator — MPSFLPDISVIATFALAAFVLAVTPGPDMALFVSRTINWGRNHGFATVMGALTGIAVHTMLVAFGISVLIIAAPAAFWALKIVGALYLVWLAIQAIRDGGGILVVNKQGGKQPSWAQSYLTGLGINLTNPKVALFFVTFLPQFVSADDPSASAKLIFLGIEFVIVSIPVVVATVLFAEWLTRTLKEKAWVGKALNWSFAAVFMTFAATILFAEGRK; from the coding sequence ATGCCCAGCTTCCTGCCCGACATCTCCGTCATCGCCACCTTTGCCCTTGCCGCCTTCGTGCTGGCGGTGACGCCGGGGCCGGACATGGCGCTGTTTGTGTCGCGCACGATCAATTGGGGGCGAAACCACGGCTTCGCCACGGTCATGGGTGCGCTCACGGGCATTGCCGTCCACACCATGCTGGTGGCCTTCGGCATTTCGGTGCTGATCATTGCCGCCCCGGCCGCCTTCTGGGCGCTGAAAATCGTCGGCGCGCTCTATCTTGTCTGGCTGGCGATCCAGGCGATCCGCGATGGCGGTGGGATCCTCGTGGTCAACAAGCAGGGCGGCAAGCAGCCAAGCTGGGCGCAGTCCTATCTCACCGGTCTTGGCATCAATCTCACCAATCCCAAGGTGGCGCTGTTCTTCGTGACCTTCCTGCCCCAGTTCGTCTCCGCGGATGACCCGTCTGCCTCGGCCAAACTGATCTTCCTCGGTATCGAATTCGTCATTGTCTCGATCCCGGTCGTGGTGGCAACTGTCCTCTTTGCCGAATGGCTGACCCGCACGCTCAAGGAGAAGGCCTGGGTCGGCAAGGCGCTCAACTGGAGTTTTGCTGCCGTGTTCATGACCTTTGCGGCCACCATTCTGTTTGCCGAGGGCCGCAAGTGA
- a CDS encoding 23S rRNA (adenine(2030)-N(6))-methyltransferase RlmJ — protein MNYRHAFHAGNFADVVKHTILTRILAYLMRKDAPFRVIDTHAGVGIYDLFGDQAERTGEWQDGILRLTERDLPPAVSDLLAPYLDAVEAQNADGSLRYYPGSPFIIRQMLRPQDRLMALELHPKDVEELRENFAGDVQTRVTHLDAWAAMGTHLPPKEKRGLVLVDPPFEEKGEFSRMVAGLVKAHARWPGGIYAFWYPIKDPDEVSAYVAALEATGIRKILRIELAIRAPSFPPRLHGTGMIVVNPPYVLEDEMRTLLPLLANVLADEGRGSWSVDWVAGE, from the coding sequence GTGAACTATCGCCACGCCTTCCACGCCGGCAATTTTGCCGATGTGGTCAAGCACACCATTCTCACCCGTATCCTCGCCTATCTGATGCGCAAGGACGCGCCGTTCCGGGTCATCGACACCCATGCTGGCGTTGGGATTTATGATCTCTTCGGCGATCAGGCGGAGCGGACCGGCGAATGGCAGGACGGCATCTTGCGGCTCACCGAGCGCGACTTGCCGCCGGCTGTGTCCGATCTGCTCGCGCCTTATCTCGATGCGGTCGAAGCACAAAACGCGGACGGTTCGCTCCGCTATTATCCCGGCTCGCCCTTCATCATCCGCCAGATGCTGCGGCCGCAGGACCGGTTGATGGCGCTCGAGCTGCATCCCAAGGATGTCGAAGAGCTCCGCGAGAACTTTGCCGGTGATGTCCAGACCCGGGTCACCCATCTCGATGCCTGGGCGGCCATGGGCACCCATCTTCCGCCCAAGGAAAAGCGCGGCCTCGTTCTGGTCGATCCGCCCTTCGAGGAAAAGGGTGAGTTCTCCCGCATGGTGGCGGGCCTCGTAAAAGCCCATGCTCGCTGGCCCGGCGGCATCTATGCCTTCTGGTATCCGATCAAGGACCCCGACGAGGTGAGCGCCTATGTCGCCGCGCTTGAGGCCACGGGGATCAGGAAAATCCTCCGTATAGAGCTTGCCATCCGTGCGCCGTCCTTCCCGCCGCGCCTGCATGGCACCGGCATGATCGTGGTCAACCCGCCCTATGTTCTCGAAGACGAAATGCGCACCCTGCTGCCGCTTCTTGCCAATGTCCTCGCCGATGAGGGCAGGGGCAGCTGGAGCGTCGACTGGGTGGCGGGCGAATAG
- a CDS encoding VOC family protein: MTPTPFGSIGQISRSVSSIGAAEIWWRDVLEIPHLYTFGPLAFFDCGGIRLMLSAEPRQAEQASLLYFRVDDIQASYASMRERGIHFREAPHLIHRHQDGLEEWMAFFDDNEHRPLAIMSQFRPG; the protein is encoded by the coding sequence ATGACACCCACCCCGTTCGGCAGCATCGGCCAGATCAGTCGTTCCGTTTCCAGCATCGGCGCCGCCGAGATCTGGTGGCGCGATGTCCTCGAAATCCCGCATCTCTACACCTTTGGCCCCCTCGCCTTTTTCGACTGCGGGGGTATTAGGCTGATGCTGAGCGCGGAGCCCCGCCAGGCCGAGCAGGCCAGCCTTCTCTATTTTCGGGTCGATGACATTCAAGCCAGCTATGCCAGCATGCGCGAGCGCGGCATCCATTTTCGCGAAGCGCCACACCTGATCCATCGCCACCAGGACGGGCTCGAGGAATGGATGGCGTTTTTCGATGACAATGAGCATCGGCCCCTCGCCATCATGAGCCAGTTCCGCCCGGGCTAG
- the rlmN gene encoding 23S rRNA (adenine(2503)-C(2))-methyltransferase RlmN: protein MSIALNLDHSTAIRPAMATRPSLIGLSKQQLAETLTSHDVVSEKEGRMRASQLWNWLYVNGVTDFDRMTNVAKPVRQKLADTFVLDRPEIVSEQISTDGTRKWLFRFRDPQNPNMPAVEVETVYIPESDRGTLCVSSQVGCTLTCSFCHTGTQKLVRNLTAGEVLGQILMARERLGDFPGGSRPDDGGLVPGGESRAITNIVMMGMGEPLYNFDNVKQALLIASAGDGMSISRRRITLSTSGVVPYIERTGSEIDVMLAISLHAVRDDLRDVLVPINKKWPLKDLLEACRNYPGLSNARRITFEYVMLDGINDSDAEAKELVRLLAGIPAKINLIPFNPWPGSNYGTSPSSRIERFADIVNRAGYASPVRTPRGRDIFAACGQLKSESERLTKKDRDALLTL, encoded by the coding sequence ATGAGCATTGCGCTGAACCTCGACCATTCGACTGCCATCCGGCCCGCCATGGCCACAAGGCCGTCCCTGATCGGCCTCTCCAAGCAGCAGCTCGCGGAGACTTTGACGAGCCATGACGTGGTCTCGGAAAAGGAAGGCCGCATGCGCGCCAGCCAGCTCTGGAACTGGCTCTATGTCAACGGCGTCACAGATTTCGACCGCATGACCAATGTGGCCAAGCCGGTCCGCCAGAAACTGGCGGATACTTTTGTCCTCGATCGGCCCGAGATCGTCTCGGAACAGATTTCGACCGATGGCACGCGGAAGTGGCTGTTCCGCTTTCGCGATCCGCAGAACCCCAACATGCCGGCCGTAGAGGTCGAAACCGTCTATATCCCCGAAAGCGATCGCGGCACGCTCTGCGTTTCCTCGCAGGTGGGGTGTACGCTGACCTGCTCGTTCTGCCACACCGGCACGCAGAAGCTCGTGCGCAATCTGACCGCCGGCGAAGTCCTCGGCCAGATCCTCATGGCCCGCGAGCGTCTCGGCGATTTTCCAGGCGGGTCGCGTCCCGATGATGGCGGCCTCGTTCCCGGCGGGGAAAGCCGCGCCATCACCAATATCGTCATGATGGGGATGGGCGAGCCGCTCTACAATTTCGACAACGTCAAGCAGGCGCTGCTGATTGCCTCGGCGGGCGACGGCATGTCGATTTCGAGGCGCCGTATCACGCTTTCGACCTCCGGCGTCGTGCCCTATATCGAGCGCACCGGCAGCGAGATCGACGTGATGCTGGCCATTTCGCTGCACGCCGTGCGCGACGATCTGCGCGACGTGCTGGTGCCGATCAACAAGAAGTGGCCGCTCAAGGACCTGCTGGAAGCCTGCCGCAATTATCCGGGCCTTTCCAATGCCCGCCGGATCACCTTCGAATATGTGATGCTGGACGGCATCAATGACAGCGACGCCGAGGCCAAGGAACTGGTGCGCCTGCTCGCCGGCATTCCGGCCAAGATCAACCTCATCCCGTTCAACCCCTGGCCGGGTTCGAACTATGGCACCTCGCCATCGAGCCGCATCGAGCGCTTTGCCGACATCGTCAACCGCGCCGGCTATGCCTCTCCCGTCCGCACCCCGCGCGGCCGCGACATTTTTGCAGCCTGCGGCCAGCTCAAGAGCGAGAGCGAGCGGCTGACCAAGAAGGACCGCGACGCGCTGCTGACACTTTGA
- a CDS encoding invasion associated locus B family protein, with the protein MTYLPKPLFAFALILAATLPAQAQSARVLGDFRDWSSYAADDGAGTVCFAMTKPKSVDPAPVGGGQAYLYITNRPGEDVVNEFNVVAGYNFQTGSRATVNIGGQSFTLFTQGDAAWLDDSAQEANLAAAVRAGSSMSVTGTDSAGTTIIQNYSLSGATAAQQAIGAEC; encoded by the coding sequence ATGACCTATTTGCCCAAGCCCTTATTTGCCTTTGCCCTGATCCTCGCCGCAACGCTGCCGGCACAGGCGCAGTCGGCACGGGTTCTGGGTGATTTTCGCGACTGGTCGAGCTACGCGGCCGATGACGGCGCCGGCACGGTGTGCTTCGCCATGACCAAGCCGAAATCGGTCGACCCCGCGCCTGTGGGCGGTGGCCAAGCCTATCTCTACATCACCAATCGCCCCGGCGAGGACGTGGTCAACGAGTTCAATGTCGTGGCCGGCTACAATTTCCAGACCGGATCGCGCGCAACGGTCAATATTGGCGGGCAGAGCTTTACCCTGTTTACCCAGGGCGATGCCGCCTGGCTCGACGATAGCGCGCAGGAGGCAAACCTGGCGGCCGCCGTTCGTGCCGGCTCCTCGATGAGCGTGACCGGCACGGACTCCGCCGGGACGACCATCATCCAGAACTATTCGCTTTCCGGCGCCACTGCCGCGCAGCAGGCGATCGGCGCTGAGTGCTGA
- a CDS encoding invasion associated locus B family protein — MMNKTGGLAIGIAMAAAISFAPAVQAQQATELGTFNAWTAWQATDASGVMCYISAQPQKSEPAGANRDPIHFMIIHRKGLGTKNEVQTLIGYPFNATSANASAAIDGKSYPMVTEGSAGWLASTGDETGFVTAFKGGSQMLVRGTSQRGTNTIDTYSLSGATAAMNAIDAACK; from the coding sequence ATGATGAACAAGACCGGTGGCCTCGCAATCGGGATCGCGATGGCAGCGGCCATCAGCTTTGCACCTGCCGTACAGGCACAGCAGGCAACCGAACTGGGCACGTTCAACGCATGGACGGCATGGCAGGCGACGGATGCCAGCGGGGTCATGTGCTATATTTCGGCGCAGCCGCAGAAATCTGAGCCGGCTGGCGCCAACCGTGATCCGATCCATTTCATGATCATTCATCGCAAGGGCCTGGGCACCAAGAACGAAGTGCAGACGCTGATCGGCTATCCGTTCAATGCCACCAGCGCAAATGCCAGCGCTGCCATTGACGGCAAGTCCTATCCGATGGTGACCGAAGGCTCCGCCGGCTGGCTGGCCTCGACCGGCGACGAGACCGGTTTTGTGACCGCCTTCAAGGGTGGTAGCCAGATGCTCGTGCGTGGCACCAGCCAGCGCGGCACCAATACGATCGATACTTATTCGCTCTCCGGCGCCACCGCCGCGATGAACGCCATCGACGCCGCCTGCAAGTAA
- the thpR gene encoding RNA 2',3'-cyclic phosphodiesterase produces MPRLFTGLEIPPDTGFTLSLKRGGLTGARWIDPEDYHVTLRFIGDVDRNRAEDVADSLDFLSNSLRFTLRLTHLGAFGGDKPRALYAGVEPNEALIRLQAAHERMLQRAGLPPEGRKFVPHVTLARLRGINAGDVARFIAEAGRFEPITFSVSRFVLFSSKEGVGGGPYVVEHAYPLAA; encoded by the coding sequence ATGCCCCGGCTCTTCACAGGCCTCGAGATTCCGCCCGATACCGGGTTTACCCTCTCACTCAAGCGCGGGGGCCTTACCGGCGCGCGCTGGATCGATCCGGAGGATTATCACGTTACGTTGCGTTTCATCGGCGATGTCGATCGCAACCGCGCCGAAGATGTGGCCGACAGCCTGGATTTCTTGTCCAACTCTCTGCGCTTTACGCTGCGGCTGACCCATCTCGGCGCTTTTGGCGGCGACAAACCGCGTGCACTTTACGCCGGTGTCGAGCCCAATGAGGCCCTGATCCGCCTGCAGGCAGCCCATGAGCGCATGCTCCAGCGCGCGGGTTTGCCGCCAGAGGGCCGCAAATTCGTTCCCCATGTGACCCTGGCCCGATTGCGCGGAATCAATGCCGGGGATGTAGCGCGCTTCATTGCCGAGGCGGGTCGGTTCGAGCCGATCACATTTTCGGTATCGCGCTTCGTGCTGTTCTCGAGCAAGGAGGGCGTAGGCGGGGGACCCTATGTGGTCGAGCATGCCTATCCCCTCGCAGCGTGA
- a CDS encoding Bax inhibitor-1/YccA family protein, with product MAEYDRQTLNARAGSAVAIDEGLRSYMLRVYNYMGLGLVVTGLVAYFTSQWAMSSPANAELLYASPLAWVLMLSPLAFVLVLSFGINKLSVPAAQGVFWAFAAVMGLSLSSIFLVYTGASIAKVFFITAATFGAMSLYGYTTKRDLTGMGNFLMMGLIGIIIASIVNIFMQSSMMDFIISVVGVLIFTGLTAYDTQKIKESYSEHFGADVMAKNAIMGALSLYLDFINLFMMLLRLFGNRE from the coding sequence ATGGCTGAATATGACCGTCAGACCCTCAATGCGCGGGCCGGCTCGGCCGTAGCCATCGACGAGGGCCTGCGCAGCTACATGCTGCGCGTCTACAATTATATGGGCCTGGGCCTCGTGGTCACGGGTCTCGTCGCCTATTTCACCAGCCAGTGGGCCATGTCCAGCCCGGCCAATGCCGAGCTGCTCTATGCCAGCCCGCTTGCCTGGGTTCTCATGCTGTCGCCGCTGGCCTTCGTGCTGGTGCTGAGCTTCGGCATCAACAAGCTGTCCGTACCGGCAGCACAGGGCGTGTTCTGGGCGTTCGCGGCCGTCATGGGCCTGTCGCTCTCGTCGATCTTCCTGGTCTATACCGGCGCTTCGATCGCCAAGGTGTTCTTCATCACCGCCGCGACCTTCGGCGCGATGAGCCTTTATGGTTACACCACCAAGCGTGACCTGACCGGCATGGGCAACTTCCTGATGATGGGCCTGATCGGCATCATCATTGCCTCGATCGTGAACATCTTCATGCAGTCCAGCATGATGGATTTCATCATCTCGGTCGTGGGCGTGCTGATCTTCACGGGCCTGACCGCCTATGACACGCAGAAGATCAAGGAAAGCTATTCCGAGCATTTTGGTGCCGACGTCATGGCCAAGAACGCCATCATGGGCGCGCTGAGCCTCTACCTCGACTTCATCAATCTGTTCATGATGCTGCTGCGCCTCTTCGGCAACCGCGAGTAA
- a CDS encoding GNAT family N-acetyltransferase — protein MSDTVLRPFAWSDVPAITRIYRHYVDHTAITFDTEAPDETAIAEKYAALTRLGHPLIIAERAGQVLGYAYASYYRPRAAYRFTCEDSLYLDPNETGKGLGRVLLTELLAQSKAFGFKQMLAVITADTANSIAIHEKFGFERVGYYKAVGYKFDRWHDIVHLQMAL, from the coding sequence ATGTCAGACACCGTCCTGCGTCCCTTCGCCTGGTCAGACGTTCCCGCCATCACGCGTATCTACCGGCACTATGTCGATCACACCGCCATCACCTTCGATACCGAAGCGCCGGACGAGACCGCGATCGCTGAAAAATATGCGGCGCTGACACGGCTGGGCCATCCGCTGATCATCGCCGAGCGCGCCGGGCAGGTTTTGGGCTATGCCTATGCCAGCTATTACCGCCCCCGCGCCGCCTATCGGTTCACCTGCGAAGATTCGCTCTATCTCGACCCCAATGAAACGGGAAAGGGGCTCGGCCGCGTCTTGCTCACCGAACTGCTTGCGCAATCCAAGGCCTTCGGCTTCAAGCAGATGCTCGCCGTGATCACCGCCGACACGGCAAACTCCATCGCCATCCACGAAAAGTTCGGTTTCGAACGCGTCGGCTATTATAAGGCGGTCGGCTACAAATTTGACCGCTGGCACGATATCGTCCACCTGCAGATGGCTCTCTAG